Proteins encoded within one genomic window of Deinococcus budaensis:
- a CDS encoding tyrosine-type recombinase/integrase — MTLVRPSSALALASLTDPALRVRAVQAASTYDVGDLVQVTHAYMLAGSRRGARTSPRTLEAYALAVRDFVPWAQEAGVQLLRPGRRDGGRYVAQLQTRRSLGRGKRGQLSAATVAQYVAGARALYRALRWAGATEAQPFEDAHVPPDPTSPIVRNPPYTREIDAALAHCDPRLAALLLLCAHAGLRVSEALGVQTHDIGGTRLTVRGKGGKVRRVPLGRRVRSALTDLSPVGPDGALFAWNYAQATYRMGKAFRAAGHADAWRGFHAARKHSGTRLYRATRDFTRVGLFLGHSSVDTTRRYVAVEDDDVQREVEDF, encoded by the coding sequence TTGACCCTGGTCCGGCCCTCCAGCGCCCTCGCCCTGGCCAGTCTGACCGACCCGGCGCTGCGGGTGCGGGCGGTGCAGGCGGCCAGCACCTACGACGTGGGGGACCTGGTGCAGGTCACCCACGCCTACATGCTGGCGGGGAGCCGCCGGGGTGCGCGGACCAGCCCCAGGACCCTGGAGGCCTATGCCCTGGCGGTTCGCGACTTTGTGCCCTGGGCGCAGGAGGCGGGCGTGCAGTTGCTGCGGCCCGGGCGACGCGACGGCGGGCGCTACGTGGCGCAGTTGCAGACCCGAAGGTCGCTGGGGCGCGGCAAGCGCGGCCAGCTCTCGGCGGCCACCGTGGCGCAGTACGTGGCGGGGGCCCGCGCCCTGTACCGCGCCCTGCGCTGGGCCGGGGCGACCGAGGCCCAGCCTTTCGAGGACGCCCACGTGCCCCCGGACCCCACCTCCCCCATCGTCAGGAATCCCCCCTACACCCGCGAGATCGACGCGGCGCTGGCGCACTGTGACCCCCGGCTCGCGGCGCTGCTGCTGCTGTGTGCCCACGCGGGGCTGCGGGTCAGCGAGGCGCTGGGTGTGCAGACCCACGACATCGGGGGCACGCGGCTTACCGTGCGCGGCAAGGGGGGCAAGGTGCGGCGCGTGCCGCTGGGCCGGCGCGTCCGGTCGGCCCTGACTGACCTGTCCCCGGTCGGACCTGACGGCGCCCTGTTCGCCTGGAACTACGCGCAGGCCACCTACCGCATGGGCAAGGCCTTCCGCGCCGCCGGGCACGCCGACGCCTGGCGCGGCTTTCACGCAGCCCGCAAGCATTCCGGGACCCGGCTCTACCGCGCGACCCGCGACTTCACGCGGGTGGGCCTATTCCTGGGACACAGCAGCGTGGACACCACCCGCCGGTATGTCGCGGTCGAGGACGACGACGTGCAGCGTGAGGTCGAAGACTTCTAG
- a CDS encoding HNH endonuclease, whose product MTQAEPKIPVPHGVGRAQRECGGCRRRDSGAPPAGRGTGPGDPGAATSLWASALCRTSVATTCRAPVPEVWRPSTPVCADGGAAPGQRRRGGGRGNAQAGGVFQTKSDCLENAKLTTMDVAQVCRTCGLEKSLGEFYAMQFGWTHKDCKSCSKAAGARRNNARYRSDPRARAMQIVHSQNNRSKKLGDVGIHEPRVMARQLVEAPGCLYCHQPNLAQGQGFCLDHRTPLIRGERNEMENIAIVCESCNRAKWDKTEMEYRDWLNQLVRRLSAES is encoded by the coding sequence ATGACACAGGCCGAGCCAAAAATTCCCGTGCCTCACGGCGTCGGTCGGGCGCAGCGCGAATGCGGAGGGTGCCGGAGGCGGGACTCTGGAGCGCCCCCAGCCGGACGGGGTACAGGTCCAGGTGACCCCGGAGCGGCGACTTCGTTATGGGCCTCGGCACTTTGCCGGACCTCCGTCGCCACAACCTGCCGGGCACCGGTTCCGGAGGTCTGGCGGCCCTCCACGCCAGTTTGCGCAGACGGTGGCGCCGCGCCCGGCCAACGCCGCCGAGGCGGAGGCCGGGGGAACGCCCAGGCCGGAGGGGTTTTTCAAACTAAGTCCGATTGTCTTGAAAATGCTAAGCTGACAACAATGGATGTGGCTCAGGTGTGCCGGACCTGTGGTCTAGAAAAATCTCTTGGTGAGTTCTATGCCATGCAGTTCGGCTGGACTCACAAGGATTGCAAGTCATGTTCTAAAGCGGCAGGTGCACGAAGGAACAACGCGAGATACCGCTCTGATCCTAGAGCCAGGGCAATGCAGATCGTTCACAGTCAAAATAATCGTTCGAAAAAATTGGGTGATGTGGGAATCCATGAACCACGAGTCATGGCTCGGCAACTCGTGGAGGCACCTGGTTGCCTCTACTGCCATCAGCCCAATCTGGCCCAGGGTCAGGGATTTTGCCTTGATCACCGAACGCCATTGATCCGCGGAGAGAGGAATGAGATGGAGAATATCGCTATCGTATGTGAATCTTGCAACAGAGCAAAATGGGACAAAACAGAGATGGAGTATAGAGACTGGCTCAACCAACTGGTACGGCGTCTCTCCGCTGAAAGTTGA
- a CDS encoding DNA repair protein, with protein MTKTSKKKEIPSASRGQEDALTRFAGIVGTAGVESQVRALQDEGADEAALNAALTREWELAHDRWGLGLLHLRHAAQVVRDAEGTADVALLVDGTPRARVSEGARAVAGTYAAMQALGAEGLSEWGVLPDGHRAALKGGSAQLRVLIEDARDFETHWTPERGGFWTRTWRQGETLAVEVHRPASPATALADAAWDVITRVRDRNFQRELMERSNSVGMLGALLGARHSGAESALDRLPEAHFAVSSAIVRESGREGRSLERWKAMSREAAQSLDELQGAGTKRLAAVLSSGLR; from the coding sequence ATGACCAAGACGAGTAAGAAAAAGGAAATACCCAGCGCCTCACGCGGCCAGGAGGACGCCCTGACCCGCTTCGCCGGAATCGTGGGCACGGCGGGGGTCGAAAGCCAGGTCCGTGCCCTTCAGGACGAAGGCGCCGACGAGGCGGCCCTGAACGCCGCGCTGACCCGCGAGTGGGAGCTGGCCCATGACCGCTGGGGGCTGGGGCTGCTGCACCTGCGCCACGCCGCGCAGGTGGTGCGGGACGCCGAGGGGACGGCCGACGTGGCGCTGCTGGTGGACGGCACGCCCCGCGCGCGGGTCTCGGAGGGCGCCCGCGCGGTGGCGGGCACCTACGCGGCGATGCAGGCGCTGGGCGCGGAGGGCCTCAGCGAATGGGGAGTCTTGCCCGACGGCCACCGCGCGGCCCTGAAGGGCGGCAGCGCCCAGCTGCGGGTGCTGATCGAGGACGCGCGCGACTTTGAAACGCACTGGACGCCGGAACGTGGCGGCTTCTGGACGCGCACCTGGCGCCAGGGCGAGACCCTCGCCGTGGAGGTCCACCGCCCCGCCTCGCCGGCCACAGCGCTCGCGGACGCCGCCTGGGACGTGATTACCCGGGTGAGGGACCGCAACTTTCAGCGCGAACTGATGGAGCGCAGCAACAGCGTGGGCATGCTCGGGGCGCTGCTGGGCGCGCGGCACAGCGGCGCGGAAAGCGCGCTCGACCGCCTGCCCGAGGCGCATTTTGCCGTCAGCTCCGCCATCGTGCGCGAAAGCGGGCGCGAGGGCCGCAGCCTGGAGCGCTGGAAGGCCATGTCGCGCGAGGCGGCCCAGAGCCTCGACGAGCTTCAGGGAGCCGGAACCAAACGGCTCGCGGCGGTGCTGAGCAGCGGCCTGCGGTAA
- a CDS encoding NPCBM/NEW2 domain-containing protein — protein MGQNAVWGNNKKGRAGLQGTLLLLTLGLASCGGQGSLPPAPEAPAGAAVGTVVEPQQLGQGDNTLSVEPFVSVSNAWGPVERDRSNGEQGAGDGRTLTLNGQTFGRGFGTHAGSSMAFDLGGRCSTFTASVGVDDEVGDRGSVLFQVYADGVKLYDSGKMTGKSATRTLSVSVAGKRELRLVVTDAGDGNQFDHADWVQPTLRGCTAPTTVAAPAPSVSSVTVSPSALALTTGAAGKLTATVVTGGGASSAVTWSSSTPGVATVAADGTVTGVTAGTATIRATSTADASKFGTATVTVSAPAPAPTPGAVVYGGKLVVTRGGTYSGNWESTDTTPAVSIQTSEPVTIENANIRGRGPLIHGYGANLTVRNVRGTSLTPNILGRAAEMAIKIGDARNLRVEGSTFTGGGIYVHNFIGDPAAGQGIRILKNNFVNIDGRKSDGAGGYSGSVIRQMVQFNGVTRIPTAEIAWNQNINEAGRSAGEDLINMYASSGTPDKPILIHDNYLQGSYPANPTEGAHSGGGILLGDGVTGNPETNGYQHAYGNTVISTTNYGMAIIGGWGNRIENNRVISSGRTPDGTRIAAQNVGLYVWDMYGSGAAFGGHVMQNNTSGWTKVSATGTTSQNNWWFPNGSTNGSLTANNAGLGTQTLDSEQAEFVRWQSKLSAAGIVVGAR, from the coding sequence ATGGGACAGAACGCGGTGTGGGGCAACAACAAGAAGGGCCGGGCGGGACTCCAGGGAACGCTGCTGCTGTTGACGCTGGGGCTGGCTTCCTGCGGCGGTCAGGGGAGCCTTCCGCCAGCGCCTGAGGCGCCTGCCGGGGCGGCGGTGGGCACCGTGGTCGAGCCTCAGCAGCTGGGGCAGGGGGACAACACCCTCAGCGTGGAGCCTTTTGTGAGCGTGAGCAACGCCTGGGGTCCGGTCGAGCGTGACCGCAGCAACGGCGAGCAGGGTGCGGGCGACGGGCGGACCCTGACCCTCAACGGCCAGACTTTCGGGCGGGGGTTCGGCACGCACGCCGGGTCGAGCATGGCCTTTGACCTGGGCGGGCGCTGCTCGACCTTCACGGCGAGCGTGGGCGTGGACGACGAGGTGGGCGACCGGGGCAGCGTGCTCTTCCAGGTGTACGCGGACGGCGTCAAGCTGTATGACAGCGGCAAGATGACCGGCAAGAGCGCCACCAGGACGCTGAGCGTGTCGGTCGCTGGAAAGCGCGAGCTGCGGCTGGTCGTGACCGACGCCGGGGACGGCAACCAGTTCGACCACGCCGACTGGGTGCAGCCCACGCTGCGGGGCTGCACGGCCCCCACCACGGTCGCCGCGCCCGCCCCCAGCGTCAGCAGCGTGACGGTTTCGCCCTCGGCCCTGGCGCTCACGACCGGCGCGGCGGGCAAGCTCACGGCCACCGTGGTGACGGGCGGCGGGGCGAGCAGCGCGGTGACCTGGAGCAGCAGCACCCCGGGGGTGGCGACGGTGGCCGCCGACGGAACGGTCACGGGGGTGACGGCGGGTACGGCGACCATCCGCGCGACCAGCACGGCCGACGCCTCGAAGTTCGGCACGGCGACCGTGACGGTGAGCGCACCGGCCCCCGCCCCCACGCCCGGCGCAGTGGTCTACGGCGGCAAGCTGGTGGTCACCCGGGGCGGCACCTACTCGGGCAACTGGGAGAGCACCGACACCACTCCCGCCGTCTCGATCCAGACCAGCGAGCCGGTGACCATCGAGAACGCGAACATCCGGGGACGCGGCCCGCTGATTCACGGCTACGGGGCCAACCTGACCGTGCGGAATGTCCGCGGCACCTCCCTCACCCCCAACATCCTGGGCCGCGCCGCCGAGATGGCGATCAAGATCGGCGACGCCCGCAACCTGCGCGTCGAAGGGTCCACCTTCACGGGCGGCGGCATCTATGTTCACAACTTCATCGGTGATCCGGCGGCCGGGCAGGGCATCCGCATCCTGAAGAACAACTTCGTGAACATCGACGGGCGCAAGAGTGACGGCGCCGGGGGGTACTCGGGCAGCGTCATCCGCCAGATGGTGCAGTTCAATGGCGTCACGCGCATCCCCACCGCCGAGATCGCCTGGAACCAGAACATCAACGAGGCGGGCAGGAGCGCGGGCGAGGACCTGATCAACATGTACGCCTCCAGCGGCACGCCCGACAAGCCGATTCTGATCCACGACAACTACCTCCAGGGGTCCTACCCGGCGAACCCCACCGAGGGCGCGCACTCGGGCGGCGGCATCCTGCTGGGCGACGGCGTGACCGGGAACCCCGAGACGAACGGCTATCAGCACGCCTACGGCAACACGGTCATCTCCACCACCAACTACGGGATGGCGATCATCGGCGGCTGGGGCAACCGGATCGAGAACAACCGCGTGATCTCCAGCGGGCGGACGCCGGACGGCACGCGCATCGCCGCGCAGAACGTGGGGCTGTACGTCTGGGACATGTACGGCTCCGGAGCGGCCTTCGGCGGCCACGTCATGCAGAACAACACGTCGGGCTGGACCAAGGTCTCCGCGACCGGCACCACCTCGCAGAACAACTGGTGGTTTCCCAACGGCTCCACCAACGGGTCGCTGACGGCCAACAACGCCGGGCTGGGCACCCAGACGCTCGACAGCGAGCAGGCCGAGTTTGTGCGCTGGCAGAGCAAACTCTCCGCCGCCGGGATCGTGGTGGGCGCGCGCTGA
- a CDS encoding helix-turn-helix domain-containing protein, with protein MASDWQTVTQPAAVRVLLSARYQPVLRRLMLGEWAVADLARACGLPLNAAHHRVQTLVKQGLVAVTRTRPRRGRPVRLYRAAAEAFFVPYAATPAASPEALVAQREQDFTRRFDQALLALGQSLVRDEREIGVRLYREGHQVVQDLTPQAGHFDPAALLQPQQPAVALISEPLRLSREEAKTLQRELAELYGRYAGRPGPGSYLLRLHLMPAAGDPEDRSRL; from the coding sequence ATGGCCTCTGACTGGCAGACCGTCACCCAGCCCGCCGCCGTCCGGGTGCTGCTCTCGGCGCGCTACCAGCCGGTGCTGCGGCGCCTGATGCTGGGCGAGTGGGCGGTCGCGGACCTCGCCCGCGCCTGCGGGTTGCCGCTCAATGCCGCGCACCACCGCGTGCAGACGCTGGTCAAGCAGGGCCTCGTCGCGGTCACCCGGACCCGGCCCCGGCGCGGGCGCCCGGTGCGGCTCTACCGCGCGGCGGCCGAGGCCTTTTTCGTGCCCTACGCCGCCACGCCCGCCGCCTCGCCCGAGGCCCTGGTCGCCCAGCGCGAGCAGGACTTCACCCGCCGCTTCGACCAGGCGCTGCTGGCGCTGGGGCAAAGCCTCGTGCGCGACGAGCGTGAGATCGGCGTGCGGCTCTACCGCGAGGGCCATCAGGTCGTGCAGGACCTCACCCCCCAGGCCGGGCACTTCGACCCGGCGGCCCTGCTTCAGCCCCAGCAGCCTGCCGTGGCCCTGATTTCCGAACCGCTGCGCCTGAGCCGCGAGGAGGCCAAGACCTTGCAGCGTGAACTGGCCGAGCTGTACGGGCGCTACGCCGGGCGCCCCGGACCGGGAAGCTACCTGCTGCGCCTGCACCTCATGCCCGCCGCCGGGGACCCCGAGGACCGGAGCCGCCTCTGA
- a CDS encoding cytochrome P450, which yields MLPSASATPPTTLLAVQALWSGEALADPHPGYERLRALGAGGVLAVPEWNAAFVTGHAAANAVLRSPAARSGAWLSGPDVPVSDATALLRPMMLFHNGVSHARLRSLVQAAFTPRVVEEQRELVRATLRDLLDDLARRGEGDVVSDLATPLPVRVIMSMLGLSGEDEARFLRWTLSVAELIGGATQSPELMGRIDADAREMRAFFRDLAGELRRRPQPGLLSALAAVEDGGERLSGDELLSNAVLLLAAGHETTGNLIGGALIALAEQPEAWEALLERPDHPGVADELLRFVAPVQLDGRTLDADLTVGDRTLRAGTQVQLMLAAANRDPAVFADPQRLSWDRPGAARHLAFAAGPHYCLGASLARLEIAETFAALARRFPRLEVLDRKPTYKANFVLRGPAALRVRVEGA from the coding sequence ATGTTGCCCTCCGCGTCCGCGACGCCCCCGACGACCCTGCTGGCCGTACAAGCCCTCTGGAGCGGGGAGGCCCTGGCCGATCCGCATCCCGGCTACGAGCGCCTGCGGGCGCTGGGAGCAGGAGGGGTGCTGGCCGTGCCCGAGTGGAACGCCGCTTTCGTGACCGGCCACGCGGCGGCCAACGCTGTGCTGCGCTCGCCCGCCGCCCGCAGCGGCGCGTGGCTCAGCGGCCCGGACGTGCCGGTCAGCGACGCGACGGCCCTGCTGCGCCCGATGATGCTGTTTCACAACGGCGTCTCGCACGCGCGGCTGCGCTCGCTGGTGCAGGCGGCCTTCACCCCCCGGGTGGTGGAAGAACAGCGGGAACTGGTGCGCGCAACGCTGCGGGACCTGCTGGATGACCTCGCACGGCGGGGCGAGGGCGACGTGGTGAGTGACCTCGCCACCCCGCTGCCGGTGCGGGTGATCATGAGCATGCTGGGGCTGTCGGGCGAGGACGAGGCCCGCTTTTTGCGCTGGACGCTGAGCGTGGCCGAGCTGATCGGCGGCGCCACCCAGTCGCCCGAACTGATGGGCCGCATCGACGCGGACGCCCGCGAGATGCGCGCTTTTTTCCGCGATCTGGCCGGAGAACTGCGGCGGCGGCCGCAGCCGGGCCTGCTCAGCGCCCTGGCCGCCGTGGAGGACGGGGGCGAGCGCCTCAGCGGCGACGAGCTGCTCTCCAACGCGGTGCTGCTGCTCGCCGCCGGGCACGAGACGACCGGCAACCTGATCGGGGGCGCGCTGATCGCGCTCGCGGAGCAGCCGGAGGCCTGGGAGGCGCTGCTGGAACGCCCCGACCATCCCGGCGTGGCCGACGAGCTGCTGCGCTTCGTGGCGCCGGTGCAGCTCGACGGGCGCACGCTGGACGCCGACCTGACCGTGGGAGACCGGACGCTGCGGGCGGGCACCCAGGTCCAGCTGATGCTGGCGGCGGCCAACCGCGACCCGGCGGTCTTCGCCGACCCCCAGCGGCTGAGCTGGGACCGGCCCGGCGCGGCGCGGCACCTCGCCTTTGCCGCCGGGCCGCACTACTGCCTGGGGGCCAGCCTCGCGCGGCTGGAGATCGCGGAAACTTTTGCGGCGCTGGCCCGGCGTTTTCCCCGGCTGGAGGTGCTGGACCGCAAACCGACCTACAAGGCCAACTTCGTGCTGCGGGGTCCGGCGGCGCTGCGGGTACGGGTGGAGGGCGCGTGA
- a CDS encoding alpha/beta fold hydrolase produces MTAPTSTAVVPTFVAPSFVDVGGVRTRHVLAGEGHPVVLLHGIGRSLEDWTPTVEALAGAGQRVYAPDLIGFGYTDKPDVPYSLAGLARFVGHYLDALGETRPVTLVGNSLGGAVAQRFAVMFPARARGLILVNSAGFGPEVAGVLRALSVRGVGELLLRPTPRNARQTVQSLFHDPAFATEERVTQALELSRQPGAARAFLRVLRDLGDWRGVRAAWREDLQRRLAAQRLPTLIVWGDRDLILPARQLEAAREHHPHARIHLFPDTGHAPQLERADAFARLALDFLREVQA; encoded by the coding sequence GTGACGGCCCCCACGTCCACCGCCGTGGTCCCCACCTTCGTGGCCCCCAGCTTCGTCGATGTGGGCGGGGTCCGCACCCGGCACGTGCTGGCGGGGGAAGGCCACCCGGTGGTCTTGCTGCACGGCATCGGCCGCAGCCTGGAAGACTGGACGCCCACCGTGGAGGCGCTGGCCGGGGCGGGGCAGCGGGTCTACGCCCCCGACCTGATCGGCTTCGGGTACACCGACAAGCCCGATGTGCCCTACAGCCTGGCGGGACTGGCGCGCTTCGTGGGGCACTATCTGGACGCGCTGGGCGAGACGCGGCCCGTCACCCTGGTCGGCAACTCGCTGGGGGGCGCCGTCGCGCAGCGCTTCGCGGTGATGTTCCCGGCCCGGGCGCGCGGCCTGATCCTGGTGAACAGCGCGGGCTTCGGCCCGGAGGTGGCGGGCGTCCTGCGCGCCCTCTCGGTGCGGGGGGTGGGCGAGCTGCTGCTGAGGCCGACCCCGCGCAACGCCCGGCAGACGGTGCAGTCGCTCTTTCACGACCCGGCCTTTGCCACTGAGGAGCGGGTCACGCAGGCGCTGGAGCTGTCGCGGCAACCGGGGGCGGCCCGCGCCTTCCTGCGGGTGTTGCGCGATCTGGGCGACTGGCGCGGGGTGCGGGCCGCGTGGCGGGAGGACTTGCAGCGCCGCCTCGCCGCGCAGCGCCTGCCTACCCTGATCGTGTGGGGCGACCGCGACCTGATCCTGCCTGCCCGGCAGCTGGAGGCGGCCCGCGAGCACCATCCCCACGCCCGCATCCACCTTTTTCCCGACACCGGGCACGCGCCGCAGCTGGAACGCGCGGACGCTTTTGCCCGGCTGGCTCTCGACTTTCTGCGGGAGGTACAGGCATGA
- a CDS encoding flavin-containing monooxygenase, translating into MTHALHHQIAIIGSGFAGLGMAAGLRRRGVTDFVVFERAGEVGGTWRDNTYPGCACDVKSDLYSFSFAPNPGWGHRYARQPEILAYLRRVADDFGIRPHIRFGHEVERAEWDEAEGVWRIQTNRGAYTARVLISGHGPLIEPKWPAVQGLETFSGPRFHSARWDHAVDLRGKRVAVVGTGASAIQFVPEVQKVAGQLTVFQRSAPWVLPRMDEATSGRRRALYRRLPALQRLSRQWIFGVAEARFLSFSSARVGRLAEETARKHLEAQVADPALRAKLTPDYRLGCKRILLSDDYYPALTQPNVELVTDPIREVRGNRVVTADGQEREFDVLIGGTGFNATQPAIAGVIHGRGGRSLAQVWQPHMEALHGTAVAGFPNLFLIIGPNTGLGHNSMVYMMEAQIGYILGALDYLEKSELLALEPRPEAQAAYNAALQDKLRGTVWMQGGCTSWYIDDQGRNTSLWPERAAQFRRTLSRFDPSLYQVRLSPRPLPALLSAARSA; encoded by the coding sequence ATGACGCACGCTCTCCACCACCAGATCGCCATCATCGGCAGCGGCTTCGCGGGGCTGGGCATGGCCGCCGGGCTGCGGCGCCGGGGCGTGACCGACTTCGTGGTCTTCGAACGGGCGGGCGAGGTCGGCGGCACCTGGCGCGACAACACCTATCCGGGCTGCGCCTGCGACGTGAAAAGCGACCTCTATTCCTTTTCCTTCGCGCCCAACCCGGGGTGGGGGCACCGCTACGCCCGCCAGCCCGAGATTCTGGCCTACCTGCGCCGGGTGGCCGACGACTTCGGCATCCGGCCCCACATCCGCTTTGGGCACGAGGTCGAGCGCGCCGAGTGGGACGAGGCAGAGGGGGTGTGGCGAATCCAGACGAACAGGGGAGCGTACACCGCCCGGGTGCTGATCTCGGGGCACGGGCCGCTGATCGAGCCGAAATGGCCCGCCGTACAGGGGCTGGAAACGTTCAGCGGGCCGCGCTTCCACTCGGCGCGCTGGGACCATGCGGTGGACCTGCGGGGCAAGCGCGTGGCGGTGGTCGGCACCGGGGCCTCCGCGATCCAGTTCGTGCCGGAGGTGCAGAAGGTGGCTGGGCAGCTCACGGTCTTTCAGCGTTCGGCGCCCTGGGTGCTGCCCCGGATGGACGAGGCGACCAGCGGGCGCCGCCGCGCCCTCTACCGCCGCCTGCCGGCGCTGCAACGGCTCTCGCGGCAGTGGATTTTCGGGGTGGCCGAGGCCCGCTTCCTGAGCTTTTCAAGCGCCCGCGTCGGCAGGCTGGCCGAGGAGACGGCCCGCAAGCACCTGGAAGCGCAGGTGGCCGATCCCGCGCTGCGCGCCAAGCTGACCCCCGACTACCGCCTGGGCTGCAAGCGCATCCTGCTCTCGGACGACTACTACCCGGCGCTGACGCAGCCGAACGTGGAGCTGGTCACTGACCCCATCCGCGAGGTGCGCGGCAACCGGGTCGTGACGGCGGACGGGCAGGAGCGCGAGTTCGACGTGTTGATCGGCGGCACCGGCTTCAACGCGACCCAGCCCGCCATCGCCGGGGTGATTCATGGGCGCGGCGGGCGCTCGCTGGCGCAAGTCTGGCAGCCGCATATGGAGGCGCTGCACGGCACGGCGGTCGCGGGCTTTCCCAACCTCTTTCTGATTATCGGGCCGAACACCGGCCTCGGCCACAACAGCATGGTGTACATGATGGAAGCGCAGATCGGGTACATCCTGGGGGCGCTGGACTACCTGGAAAAAAGCGAACTGCTGGCCCTCGAGCCGCGCCCGGAAGCGCAGGCGGCCTACAACGCGGCGCTGCAAGACAAGCTGCGGGGCACCGTCTGGATGCAGGGCGGCTGCACCAGCTGGTATATCGACGACCAGGGCCGCAACACCTCGCTGTGGCCCGAGCGGGCCGCGCAGTTTCGCCGCACCCTGAGCCGCTTCGACCCCTCGCTGTACCAGGTGCGCCTCAGCCCGCGCCCGCTGCCCGCGCTGCTCTCGGCCGCCCGGAGTGCCTGA
- a CDS encoding SDR family NAD(P)-dependent oxidoreductase, whose translation MLAPYLFGQGAAVLTGAAGGIGSELARQLAAKGSPVALIDRDQAGLEALAAELRGRHPARRVSVHPFDLTRSGEIPALAGDVLRAHPRVSLLVNNAGLALGGTFEQVSAEQFGEVMAVNFGATVALTRSLLPALRSELGAHIVNVSSLFGLIGPAGQSAYAASKFAVRGFSEVLRHELAPQGIGLSVVHPGGVRTGIARNARIGQGVPAGEVAAAQRDFERLLRLDPAEAARLILRGVETRAPRVIVGPDARVLDLLARLLPGTYWPVVQTLMRVQR comes from the coding sequence GTGCTGGCCCCCTACCTCTTCGGGCAGGGCGCCGCCGTGCTCACCGGAGCGGCGGGCGGCATCGGCTCGGAACTGGCGCGGCAGCTCGCCGCCAAGGGCAGCCCCGTGGCGCTGATCGACCGCGACCAGGCGGGGCTGGAGGCTTTGGCCGCCGAACTGCGCGGGCGGCATCCGGCGCGGCGGGTCAGCGTCCACCCCTTCGACCTGACCCGCAGCGGGGAGATTCCCGCGCTGGCCGGGGACGTGCTGCGCGCCCACCCGCGCGTCTCGCTGCTGGTGAACAACGCGGGGCTGGCGCTGGGCGGCACCTTCGAGCAGGTGAGCGCCGAGCAGTTCGGAGAGGTGATGGCGGTGAACTTCGGGGCGACCGTCGCGCTGACCCGCTCTCTCCTGCCCGCCCTGCGCTCGGAGCTGGGGGCGCACATCGTCAACGTGTCGAGCCTGTTCGGACTGATCGGCCCCGCCGGGCAGAGCGCCTACGCGGCGAGCAAGTTTGCCGTGCGCGGCTTTTCGGAGGTGCTGCGCCACGAACTCGCCCCGCAGGGCATCGGCCTGAGCGTGGTGCACCCGGGCGGCGTGAGGACCGGCATCGCCCGCAACGCCCGGATCGGCCAGGGCGTGCCTGCGGGCGAGGTCGCCGCTGCCCAGCGCGACTTCGAGCGGCTGCTGAGGCTCGACCCCGCCGAGGCCGCCCGGCTGATCCTGCGCGGTGTGGAGACCCGCGCCCCCCGCGTGATCGTCGGCCCGGACGCGCGGGTGCTCGACCTGCTCGCGCGCCTGCTGCCGGGCACCTACTGGCCGGTCGTGCAGACGCTGATGCGGGTGCAGCGCTGA